A genomic region of Dreissena polymorpha isolate Duluth1 chromosome 4, UMN_Dpol_1.0, whole genome shotgun sequence contains the following coding sequences:
- the LOC127879931 gene encoding uncharacterized protein LOC127879931, whose translation MQMKSLMSLVLVMLTFTTCTFITRRYLYIGNNFELTSCPPDCRHFLSDFEFDQLVSSSRKNIDDCENICSQIMAKETSPILINQVCPSVCITVRRLVSTNEG comes from the exons ATGCAAATGAAAAG TCTTATGTCACTAGTCCTGGTAATGCTTACCTTCACGACATGCACGTTCATTACGAGGCGTTACCTGTACATCGGGAACAACTTCGAACTGACGTCATGTCCACCCGATTGTCGGCACTTCCTATCGGATT tTGAATTTGACCAACTTGTTTCCTCCAGTCGAAAAAACATTGATGATTGTGAAAACATATGTTCACAAATCATGGCGAAAGAGACTTCTCCGATTCTGATCAACcaagtctgtccgtctgtttgtaTCAC TGTAAGACGTCTTGTTTCAACCAATGAGGGATGA